The region TGCCTAACTTAGATATTTATCGTACTGTTGAGAACTGTTTGCAATCTTGGATGTTTGCATGCCAAGGAATGTTTTATCAAGGAACCCACGATGAAAAAAGCTATCGCAGTTTCAGCAGTCGCAGTGGCTAGCTGTTTAATCATACCCAACTTTGTTGGCAACTCATTTCAGTCATACCATCAAAACACCATCGCCTCAATTGAGAAAAACCCAGCAGTCTCGGTCAAAGATTATCAGTTCACCCGTAACTGGTTTAAAGGTGAAGCCGTGACCACATTGGCAATTGCAACACAAGTACCTGAAATGCCAGTAGTGGATATCGTATTAACTGAGGCATTGAGTTTTGGCCCAGTAAACGTAACATCAGATGGCCTGCAGCTGTCACTGGTTAAATCGAAAACAAGCTTTGATATTCCAGCGTTTGCATCACGACCAGAGATTGTTAAGCAGCTTAACGAGCACATTAACATTAATTCAGCCGTTTCTTGGCTAGGTAACTATTCTACCGAATTAGAAACACTCGCTTTTCAATTTGACGAAAATGGCGAAGCAATTAATCTTAAACCCTCATTTGGCGTGTTTACGCTTAGCGGTGAGACGCTAACAGGTGACTACGAGTGGCAAGGCCTTTCTGTTGAAGGAAAAGGGAAAAGCATTGAGATTGCGCCAGTAACACTAACTGTTGATCAAACGTTAATTGCTGGCGACATGTACTCAGGCGATGCCGTCTCTGTTGGCGACTTTAGTTTAGTGCTAGAGAACTTTGCATTTACCGATAGTGCAACGAACCAGCACGTCACCATCAAGAACATGAATATGTTAGGTGTCACCGATGAACATGACGAGCTGCTCGATCTAAAACTCACTTATAGCGTAGACGAAGTGCAAGCCATGGGTAAGAAAGTCACAGACAGTAACTTAGTGATTGCAATGCGCAATTTAGATATCAAAGCGATTCAAGAAATTAATCGCGCGTCTCAGTCATTCACCAATAACCCGCAATCGGCAGCGGCACAGCAAGCGTTCGAAGCATTAAT is a window of Thalassotalea euphylliae DNA encoding:
- a CDS encoding DUF945 family protein; protein product: MKKAIAVSAVAVASCLIIPNFVGNSFQSYHQNTIASIEKNPAVSVKDYQFTRNWFKGEAVTTLAIATQVPEMPVVDIVLTEALSFGPVNVTSDGLQLSLVKSKTSFDIPAFASRPEIVKQLNEHININSAVSWLGNYSTELETLAFQFDENGEAINLKPSFGVFTLSGETLTGDYEWQGLSVEGKGKSIEIAPVTLTVDQTLIAGDMYSGDAVSVGDFSLVLENFAFTDSATNQHVTIKNMNMLGVTDEHDELLDLKLTYSVDEVQAMGKKVTDSNLVIAMRNLDIKAIQEINRASQSFTNNPQSAAAQQAFEALIPTAMKMLDHRPVLAIEELSIVTEHGKLATKATLDINKDLVDMNNPMSIVAAMNVVADGAAPEAFFQQFGLSPMIDGYVQQGLLTKDEGNLSFTASFAQGQLTVNDKVMPL